GTCGCGGTGCGCGCCGACATCGACGGCCTGCCGATCGTGGAGGCCACCGGCTCGCCCTACACCTCCAAGAACGAAGGCGTGATGATGGGCTGCGGCCACGACGTGCATGCCAGCGGCCTGCTGGCGGCGGCGTACTGGCTGGCCAACCACCGCGACCGCATCCACGGCTCCGTGGTCATCCTCTTCCAACCTTCCGAGGAGACCAGCGAGGGCGCCCAGTACGTCATCCGCGTCGGCGCGCTCGGCAAGATCGACGCCATCATCGGCACCCACAACAACCCCGACTACAAGCCCGGGCAGATCGCCGTCGGCGAGACCCCCATGATGGCCGGCTGCGTGCGCTTCCACGTCACCTTCAACGCCGATGGCACCCACGGCGCCTATCCCGAGGCCGGCACCGGCCCCATCGAGGCGCTCTCCTCCTCCATTCTCTCCCTGCAGACCATCGTCAGCCGCAACATCGCGCCCTTCCGTCCGGTGGTGCTCTCCGTCACCGAGATCCACGGCGGCGACGTGTGGAACGTGGTGCCCGCCCACGCCGGGTTCACCGGCACGGTGCGCTACTTCTACGAGGACGACGGCAAGCTGGTCAAGCGCCGCTTCCGCGAGGTGGTCGAATCCACCGCCGCGGCCTACGGCATCACCGCCGACATCGACTACGACACCGTGGCCGGCCCGCTGGTCAGCGACAAGCATCTGGCGCAGGTCGTGGCCAAGGACGTGCCGGGCTACGCCGACTTGCAGCCGATCCACCCGTCGATGGGCGGCGAGGACTTCTACAACTACACCACCCTGGCCCCGATGGTCTTCTCGTTCATTGGCTCCAACGGCGAGCCCGGCCACCACAACCTGCACTCCCCGGAGTTCGTGGCGCTGGACGGGGCCATCGAGCCCACCGCCGAGTTCTACGTCAACGCCGCGTTGCGCGTGGCCGACGAGCTGGGGCAATAGTTCGTTAGTTTCGTCCTTTTGCAAGATCGTCCTTCGATTCCGTGATGTCCTGCCGCATGTGGCGGACGCGCGGTGTCGAGGGACGATTGTTTTTACCTGCATGTGAGATAGCCGACATACCCGCCCGGCGCGCTGTGGATTCGGGAGTCCGCGCGCGCCGCCTGCGGTTATGATGGAGACATGACTCAACTTCGTTTCGCATTGGCCCAGATCGACACCTGCGTGGGGGACTTGGATGGCAACGCCGCCACCGCCCTGCAATTCACGCGCATGGCGGCCCTCAACCACGCCCAGGTGGTCGTCTTCCCCGAGATGACGCTCACCGGCTACCCCATCGAGGACCTGGCCCTGCGCGCCACGTTCCGCAAGGCCGCCGCGGCCAAGGCCGACCAGTTGGCGCAGACGTTGGAAAAAGAAGGGCTGGGCGAGCTCTACGTGGTGGTCGGCACGGTCG
This Bifidobacterium sp. ESL0790 DNA region includes the following protein-coding sequences:
- a CDS encoding amidohydrolase, translating into MSENHIEPVHIEIGDDILAVRRHLHQYPELGFKEFETTKYLRGLLTDHGIEVLDTDLKTGLVAEIKGEHPGPRVAVRADIDGLPIVEATGSPYTSKNEGVMMGCGHDVHASGLLAAAYWLANHRDRIHGSVVILFQPSEETSEGAQYVIRVGALGKIDAIIGTHNNPDYKPGQIAVGETPMMAGCVRFHVTFNADGTHGAYPEAGTGPIEALSSSILSLQTIVSRNIAPFRPVVLSVTEIHGGDVWNVVPAHAGFTGTVRYFYEDDGKLVKRRFREVVESTAAAYGITADIDYDTVAGPLVSDKHLAQVVAKDVPGYADLQPIHPSMGGEDFYNYTTLAPMVFSFIGSNGEPGHHNLHSPEFVALDGAIEPTAEFYVNAALRVADELGQ